The Candidatus Nitrosocaldus cavascurensis genome segment TTTAAAGGAGGAGTATGATCTGTAGATGGTTAGCATTAGCATGGATAGGATAACGTTGATGCATGGGGCTGGAGGAAGTCTTATGCACAATCTCATCCAGAACCATATACTTAGGATACTCAAACCATACATGGAGTTTGAGGTTCCTCTAGCAGCACTTGATGATGCTGGCATATGCGATGGGATAGTCTTTACAACAGACTCGTACACTGTTAAACCATTATTCTTCAATGGTGGCGATATTGGAAGGTTGGCAGTATCTGGCACAGTTAACGATATAGCATGCATAGGGGGCAAGCCTCTAGCCTTATCACTTGCATTGGTGATGGAGGAAGGGCTATCCTTGAACGATCTTGATAGGATACTTGATAGCATAGAGCATACATGCAAGGAGGCTGGAGTTGATATACTGACTGGGGATACAAAGGTTGTTGAGAGAGGCTCCCTTGATAGGCTGATAGTCAACACCTCTGGCATAGGCGTAAGGAACCCATTGCTAGATAGCAACCTTAGGTATGTGAATAGAAGCATAAGATGGTTGCTAGACTCCAACTTAAGGGCAGGGGATAAGATAATAATCTCTGGCAGTATAGCGGATCATGGTATGGCTGTGCTCTCAGCAAGGGAGGGTTATGGATTTGCAAGCAGCATATGCTCAGATGTGCGCCCGTTGAACAGGCTTATCGATAGAGCACTTGAGGCAGGAGGGGTAGTATGCATAAAGGACCCTACGAGGGGAGGGGTTGCGAACCTACTTAACGAGTGGGCAGAGAAGTCACATGTTGGGATAATGGTATATGAGGATAAGATACCTATAAAGGAGAGTGTTAGGGCAGCAGCATCCTTCTTGGGTATAGATCCTCTAGAGGTTGGTAATGAGGGCAAGGTATGCATAGCAGCAACTCCAGATAGGGCTGAGCATGTGCTTGAAGCGATAAGGGAGTGTGATGAGGGTAGAGATGCTGAGATAATAGGGGAGGCAACAGATCAGTTCTATGCTGTTGCGATGAGAACCATAATTGGGGGTACAAGGATAATAATCAAGCCATCTGGGGACCCTGTGCCTAGGATATGTTGACTCGATAGGTAGGAGGTGCATGCTGTATACATGTTCAAGGCACCATCAGAACATAACACTCTCAGGTTGGTATGCATGATATGTACTCAAAGCATAGAGGTGCCTATCCATCATGATAAGCCTATGCAATGGGTACTTGAGGGCAAGTTCCACAAGAAAGAGTATCTTGTATGTAGTGTATGTGGATTCAAGACTGATGTGCCTGTACACTGTGGTAGACCAATGCTCTACAGCATGAGCAGATACATTGATGTTAGTGAGAGGCATGGAATTTGATGTCTGGACATGAGTACATATGGATGGCATATGCTACTTGCAAAATATATGCTAGATGTTGCAATGGATGGTATAAAGAATGGCAAGTATGTAGCATCAGCATACGCACTCCTGGTTGCGTTTGAGGAGATAGTAGATGCATACTCTGCAAATGATGGAAAGCACTTCCATGAGGAGTATCTTGCAGATGCTTGGAAGTATAGGCTTGAGTGGATCAAGGCTCATGGATTGTTTGAGACATGGGAGCATCTAGTGTATCTCTGCAACAGGGTTGTTGCTGAAGGCAGATATGAGTATGTAGAGGATATGTTAAGACTGATCAATGATCTTATGGATATTAAGAGATGAGTTTCACCATAATGAATTGATGATCAATTAATACATTCATCCTCCTCTTATCTTACCCTAACTTATTCATACAAATTATTTATACAAGAATGCTATTACTTACCACATGTGCCTAGCATTCCCTGGCATGGTGATAGGCATAGATGGCGATTATGCTAAGGTTGATTTTGGTGCTGGTGTAATCAGGGATGATATAAATATAGCAGAACTTGCTTCAAGCGTTAAGGTTGGAGATTACGTTCTTGTACATGCTGGTTATGCCATACAGATACTTAATCTAGAGGAGGCATACAATGCTATAAGGTACTGGGAGGAGAACCTTGTATGGAAGTGTGAACGATGCTCTATAGCAAGTGAGTGTCCCCTAGGTTCAATAGCTGTTGCACGTAAGGGTATAAGGTTAGGAGAAGATGGTAAGAGAAATGGTAGTAGTCATTATTGATGAAGATGGGAGGTGGTAGTAGTAGTGGTTAGTGGTTGTGATAGTAGTGATGATTATGTAACAAGCAGTAGTGGAATGCATGATATGCATGAGACTCTCTCAAGGTTCAGAGATCCTCTTCTAGCAAAGAGGATAGTTGAAAGGATACATGAGTATGCTGATGAGATAGATGAGCAACTACTCTTCATGCATATATGTGGCTCTCATGAGTGGAGTATTACCCACTATGGGATAAGATCTCTATTGCCTAAGAACGTAGAAGTTAGGGCAGGACCTGGATGCCCGGTATGCATAACCCCTGCAGCAGATATAGATGCGATGATAGATCTTGCACTTGAGGGCAAGATAATACTCACCTATGGGGATATGTCAAGAGCAAAGGGCTCAAAGGGGTATAGTCTGCTGGATGCTAGAGCATTGGGAGGGGATGTTAGACTTGTCTATAGTGTGCATGATGCCGTACTCAAGGCTAGAAGGGAACAAGATAAAGAGTTCATCTTCTTTGCTGTTGGTTTCGATACAACTGCTCCACCTACTGCATATGAGGTGTTGAAAGGCATTCCTAGCAATCTCAGCCTAATGGTATCATACCGTTACATGCCTCCCATAGCAGGTGCAGTGATGAGATCATCCCTGCTAGGTATAGATGGAATAATAAATCCTGGTCACTCATCAACAATCACAGGCATGAAGCCTTACTACAGGTACTTCCTAGAGACCAAGAAGCCTCAGGTATTCTGTGGCTTCGAACCAATAGACATACTGCTTGGTATCCTAATGCTACTCAGGCAGATAAGGGAGGATCAGCCCATGCTTGAGAATGAGTATACGAGGTCTGTAACGTGGGAAGGTAATATAGTTGCACAAAAGAGTATGGATAGTGTATTTGACCTTGGAGATGGATACCTTAGGGGCGTTGCTGTGATACCTGAGTGTGGCTTCATGCTCAAGGACGAGTATAGCAGCATAGATGCACGCAATAGATACTCGCTTAGGAGAAGGGATGTTAGGGAGGAGTTTGTTGCAGGTGCAAGGTGTGGTGAAGTTATACTAGACTTATGTGACCCTCCAGAGTGCCCATTGTACATGAAGGAGTGTACACCATCAACACCAAAGGGCCCAACGATGGTATCTCAAGAGGGTACATGCAAGATATGGGCTGAGCATGGACTTATAAACTCAATATGTAGGCTATAAGTAGATGGGCATGAGCATATACTTCCTAGGCAACAGCTTCTGCAGGTTATGTCATAGCAGTATGGATTCTCTGCTCAGGGAGTTGGATGTATGCTCTAGAGGATTGATCCTTAAAGGTCTGCTCCTACTAA includes the following:
- the hypD gene encoding hydrogenase formation protein HypD, with the protein product MVVVVVSGCDSSDDYVTSSSGMHDMHETLSRFRDPLLAKRIVERIHEYADEIDEQLLFMHICGSHEWSITHYGIRSLLPKNVEVRAGPGCPVCITPAADIDAMIDLALEGKIILTYGDMSRAKGSKGYSLLDARALGGDVRLVYSVHDAVLKARREQDKEFIFFAVGFDTTAPPTAYEVLKGIPSNLSLMVSYRYMPPIAGAVMRSSLLGIDGIINPGHSSTITGMKPYYRYFLETKKPQVFCGFEPIDILLGILMLLRQIREDQPMLENEYTRSVTWEGNIVAQKSMDSVFDLGDGYLRGVAVIPECGFMLKDEYSSIDARNRYSLRRRDVREEFVAGARCGEVILDLCDPPECPLYMKECTPSTPKGPTMVSQEGTCKIWAEHGLINSICRL
- a CDS encoding HypC/HybG/HupF family hydrogenase formation chaperone, which translates into the protein MCLAFPGMVIGIDGDYAKVDFGAGVIRDDINIAELASSVKVGDYVLVHAGYAIQILNLEEAYNAIRYWEENLVWKCERCSIASECPLGSIAVARKGIRLGEDGKRNGSSHY
- the hypE gene encoding hydrogenase expression/formation protein HypE, with translation MVSISMDRITLMHGAGGSLMHNLIQNHILRILKPYMEFEVPLAALDDAGICDGIVFTTDSYTVKPLFFNGGDIGRLAVSGTVNDIACIGGKPLALSLALVMEEGLSLNDLDRILDSIEHTCKEAGVDILTGDTKVVERGSLDRLIVNTSGIGVRNPLLDSNLRYVNRSIRWLLDSNLRAGDKIIISGSIADHGMAVLSAREGYGFASSICSDVRPLNRLIDRALEAGGVVCIKDPTRGGVANLLNEWAEKSHVGIMVYEDKIPIKESVRAAASFLGIDPLEVGNEGKVCIAATPDRAEHVLEAIRECDEGRDAEIIGEATDQFYAVAMRTIIGGTRIIIKPSGDPVPRIC